AGATCGGCGCCTACCACACCGTCGCTCCCAACGATCCCCACTACCGACTGGCCCGCATCGCCCTGAACGTCGTCGCCTACACCGTCGCCATGGTGCTGTTCCTGCTGGTATATCGCACCCGCGCCCGCAGCCTGGTATCCGCCACCCTGATCGCCGTCATCAGCGTCCTCCTGGCCCTGGAGCTACTCCGCGGCTCCCAGCAGCGCCTGGGCGACGTTCTCCTGTACGCCGGCATCACGGGTGCCCTGCTGGGCGAGGCCACCTGGGCGCTCAACTACTGGCGGACGAGCAGCTACACGGCCGGATTCCTCCTGCTCCTCATCTTCTATCTGACCGTCGGCCTGGGACAGCACGCCCTGATGGAGCGGCTGACCCGTCGCGTGCTCCTGGAGTACGCGGCCGTAGCCGTGGCCGGGGTGCTTTTCATCCTCCTCTGGCTGGCGCCATGACGTCCGCTGGCGCCTCACGGGGGCGCAACAGGACGGCAGCGATGAGGACAAGCCCCACCCCTATCCACTGAGGCGGATCCAACACCTCCCCAAATCCCAGGTATCCCATCAACACGGCCAGGGCTGGCTCCAACGTGGCCAGCAGGCTGGCGACGCTGACGCGAATGCGCTGCACCCCGGCCGCATAGGCGAGCCCGCCTCCCAGCGTCGGCCCCACGGCGATGAAGATCAGCAGGCCCAACACAGGAAGCGATCGCAGCGGCGCGAGCAAATCGCGAGGCGGCTGCAGGGCCACGAGGAGGAAGGCGCCGATGGCGAAGCCGTAGAATTGCACAACGGCCGGCGAATAGCGGCGCACCGCCAGCTTGTTAAAGATGCTGTACAGGCCATATCCGATTCCCGCCCCCAGCCCCCACAGCACGCCCAACACGTTGAACCGAAGCGCCGTCACGTCGTATGCCTGGGCCACCAAAGCACATCCCAGGAATGCCAGCACCAGCGCGATCCCCCGGCGCAGGTCCATCCCCTCTCCCAGCCATCGCCAGGCGATGAGCGCCACCCAGGCGGGCGCGGTGTACATCAAGACCACCGCCATCGCGATGCCCGTGAGATGGATCGCGTACGCGTAGGCGATGTAAAAGAGCGCCACGCCGACCACCCCATAGGCCAGCATCAGCGGCCCATCCCTCCGGGAGATGCGCAGCCCGGCCGGGAAATCTCCCCGGATGACCATCCAGATCGCCAGGGCACAGGCAGCTCCCCCCGCCCGATAGGCGACCAACGTCAACGGGGGTACGCCGAGCCCAAGCACGGCCTTGTAAAACAGCGCCAGGCTGGCCCACAGCACGGCGGCGAGCCAGATGAGCAAATACCCGATCAGGGCATCACCGAAGCGCCCAGAGCGCCGGGACATCGGGTCAATCCCGGGTGTCCAGGATCGATAGCGCAGGACGTCCCTCCCGCACCGCCTCCACCGCGGCGATCAGACGGTCAGGACGATGGGCAAAGGCTTCCCAAGGCACCTGTCGCTTGACCAGAGCGACCAGGACATCATGCAGCGCCTGGTTGACAGGCGTCGGCACCCCAGCTTGACGCCCATATCGCACCACGGCGCCGTTCAGCCATCCCACCTCGGACCGATCCCGGCCTCGATGGAGGTCGATGTGCAGGGAGGGCATCTTGCCGCCACGCCCGCCCCCCGCCATACGACGCACGATGGGCTGGAGGGCCACCACCGGCAGGAAGCGTATGAACGGCACGTACAGCGGCCATCGATAGCGTCCCAGGCGGACCGGACGGATCCCCAAAGCACGCATCACCGCGATGGCCTCCCGCCAGGCGGCCACCTCCAACGCGGCCAGCCGTCGATCGCCGAGCAGCCGCTCCGGCGGCCAATCCAGGATGGCCGAGCTGGCGTTCGCCGTCAGGTTCATGAGCAGCTTCGTCCACTTCAATCCTCGATAGTCGGGATAGCGCTCCACATGGAACCCTGCCTCGGACAGAGCCTGCTGCACATCATCCAATACGCAGGTACGATCCACAGGGGACAGGCCGATCACACCGCTCCGGGCGATGACGATATGCCCGGGCTCGGGCACGGCCACCGGCGTGGTAATCGCCCCCGCGATCACCTGTCGGCGTCTGAAGTGCTGGAATAACGTCTCCTCATTGCCCACGCCATTCTGCAGGGAGAGAATGCGCAACGTCTCCGTCGGCGCCGGGCCATGCGCGCTGAGGGCCATCCGAAGCCCCCGGGCCGCCTCGGCCGTGTTATATGACTTGACCGCGATCAGGGCCAGGTCAAAGGAGCGCTCCCCCGCCAGCGCCTCGCCGATCGAGGTGGCGACCCGGACATCCGGGATCACGGTCTCCTGCCCCTCCTCCGTCAGCCGAAGCCCTCGCTCACGCACGGCCTCCGCCAGCCATGGACGACCCAGCAAGGTGACCGCATGGCCGCCCTGTTGGAGCTTCGCCCCGACCATGGCGCCGATCGCGCCGGCGCCCACCACGAGAACCCTCATCTCGACGCACACAACAATCGGGCCGGCGAATCGTCCACCGCGATCCCGTACGCCAGGGCCAGGACCTCCACCGGATGGACGGAGGGACGCCCCGTCCCATGGGAGATCTGCCAGCGGCAGGTCTCGCTATCACACACAGCCACCGGGCCACCGGTCTCCAGGATCTGCCGGAACAGCGGCTCGCCGACGGCCATGGCGATGTCGTATTTCTCGTGCTTGTAGCCATACGTGCCGGCGATGCCACAGCAATCCGCGTCCATCTCCACGACCGTCAGGCCGGGGATCAGGCTCATCAGGTCGAAAGCCGGGCGCCCCATCCCATGAGCCTTCAACTGGCACGGCGCGTGATAGGGCACGGTGGCCTCGAGGGGGGCGAAGCCCGTGTCCAGCTCATCGCGCTCCCATAGCAGCCGCAGGAACTCGCAGATGTCGTACGTGTGCTCCGCCACCAGGCGGGCGTCCTCATCATCGATGTCCAGGATGGCCCGGTAATCGTGCTTCAGCGTCAACGTGCAGCTGGTGGAGGTGCCGACGATCAGATATCCGCGGCGCACCCACGGCGCCAGTTTGCGCAGATTGCTATACGCATACCTGCGAGCCCCCGTGAAATCGCCCTGGGACATGATGGGAAGGCCACAGCAGTTCTGATCGGGCACCACGACCTCGAATCCGTTTCGCTCCAGGACGGCTACCGCCGCCTTGCCCACACGCGGCTCGTAATACTGGGTGGAACATCCGTGGAAGTAGAGCACCTGCCCACGATCGCCGGGGCGCGCCGGACCCGGCGATGCGGGCTGATCGAACGAGAAGGGGCGTCCCGGCATGACCCGCCGGCCTCGATACCAGTCGCGAAACGTCTGCCGAGCAATAGGAGGGAACGGCGCTCGATGATCGATCCCCAATACCGCCTCGGCGGCCAACCGGAAGGGGGAGAAGTGCATCGCCCAATTGGCCAGGGGCGCCACCGGATGCGCCAGCTTCCCCAGCCATTCGGAACGGCTGATGAGGAGGTTGCGCAGAGGGATGCGCTCCGTCTCATACAGCTTCGCCCGGGCCTTGGCATTGATCTCCATGATCTTGACCCCATGGGGGCAGACCATGTCGCAGACGCCACAGCCGGAGCAGTAATCCACCGATCGATCCACCGTCGGCGCCCTGGGATCACGGAAGCGCTGCGCCTGCGGCCCGACGTACTTCGGGCCGGGGAACCGCTCCGGTGCCACCGTCGCCACCGGGCACGCCGTCGTGCAAATGTTGCACTTCATGCAGTGGTCCAGAGTGAGCCGAACGTCCTGTGATCTCGTCATCCGATATCCATTCGTCTGCCTGTGAACGGCCGATAACATCGGCCATGTACCCTTTCGGCGGAAATGATATGAGACACGGCGCCGCCGTGCCTTCCCCCAACGGTCTGTACGGATCGGCTACCCCAATATGGCCCGCGCGGCCGCGTAGCCGGTGGCGATAGGAACGCCATCGCCGATGCCCGCCCGGGGATCCGCGCCGCCCGCCAGCAAAGCTCCCGCCACATGCACGTTCTCCAACACCGGCCGCCCTCGCTCGTCGATCGGCTGCATCCGCTCGTTCACCGCCACCCCCGCCGCCAGAATGGGATGCGGGCCATACGGGTGCGGGGCACTCCACGCCTCCGGATCGGGCACGTTGCGCAGGGGCAGACCGAGGATGGGCTCCTCGACGGCACCTGTATGATCCGTGACGAGCCCGTGCCCGTAGATGCCTCCGGTGGCCAACACGAAATGGTCGGCGGCAAAGCGCACGGGCCGCGTCGTCGATTGCACGTACACCGCGTGGACCCGTCCCCCCTGCCTCTCCGCGCTCACCACGGGAAAGCCGACCTGCCAGCGCCCCCCGGCCTGTCGGAAGAGCTGACGCCAGGCCTCGAACAACCGGAGCCCCGGCGCCGACGGCGGCAACGTGGGGATCTCGAAGATGGGACGATCGATCTCGGCGCTCACCTCGCGCCAGGCGTCCCGATCGCGCAGGCCGAGCACGGCCGGGAACCCCACCCGTTTGGCGTCACCCAGGAGGGGTTTCAGCGCCCGCAACACCTGGGCCCGGAAATCCGGATCATCGAACGCCCGGGCCAGCTCCACGGGGGTGATGTTGTCCCGCCCCCGCAGAGCGGGCACGTCCAGATAGGCGCCGCGGGCCTCCAGCCCGTATACGCGGGAGAGGTTCGCCGCCGCGTACTGGGGATAGAAATCGCGCAGCTCCCGGAATCCCACCAACAACATCGGCTCCGAGCGGCGCACGTCCCCCTCGACCATGGATGCCGGCGCCAGGCAGGTTGGGCGCGCCGCCCCCGCGGCCGTGGGCAGCTGCCAGTTCGCATCCAGGCCGCCCTCGTAGGGCCATCCCGCCCGATCGGTCTCCCGGCGGAAGTAGTCTAAGGCCTCGGCCAACAGCCCCATTCCCACACGCGCGTAGGGATGCTCCGGATAGCCCGACATGAAGGCGGGCAGCGCCTCCCCAGGCGAGGATACGTCCTCACCACCGGCCCTTCCCAGCACATCCACACACCCCGAGCTCAGGTGCGTGCACCCCGCTCCACGGGCCAGAAGCAACACCCGTTTCCCCGCCTGCGCCAGGGCAGTGGCGGAGACCAATCCGGCCAATCCGGCGCCGATCACGATCACATCGTATGTCATGCCCACCTACATCTCCGGGACCAAAGGCGGGAGTCGATTCCAGCCCAGCATGCCCAGGATGAGGACCGCCAACAGCACGATCCCCATGAGGATATGATCCATAGCCATGCCCTGCTCGCCCGCGCGCAGATGCGGCACCACCCGCACGGTCGATTCCACAATACATCCGATGCCGGCCAAGGCGATGGTCAGGCCGAACGCCCAATGGGTCTGCATCACCAACCCGATTCCCAGGATCACCATCGCAATCGCGCCGGCGATCGCCACAAGGGGACGGTCACTTCGAGGGATACGAGGCCGAGAGAAGGCCCGAGCCCATCTCTGCACCGAGCGCAGATGTCGCAGGTTCAGGCCGCTCCATATGAGCAATCCCACGAAGGCCCCAAGCCCTGCCTGCAAAGCGGTCATTCGCCCTCCCTCTGATCAGACCCGGGGAGCCGATCGACCGCCAGCAATCCCTCGAAGATCCATCGATCCAGATAAGCCTGGCGGAGCTGATCTCCCCAGAGCACGGGACGCATCCCCTTCCACCGCTCGGCCAGGAAGGATGTAAGCGCCCGGTTGGCCTGCTCCACAGGCGTATCCAGGGCCTCGTGGAGCAACGCGGCGGTCCGATAGACGCAGAAACCGCCCTGACACGGCCCCATACCCACGCGCAGCCCTCGCCGAACGTCGTCCAGATCGCGCGTCCCGGTCTCTCGCACGAACGACTCGATCTGGTCCCGGTGGACCAACTCGCATTCGCAGATGAGCTGTCCACGTCGCCCCCCTCGCTCACGCTCCTCCAGACGCCGCCCCAACGCGTGGTAGCGGCCATCTTCAGAGCCAGGGACGGGCTCCTCGGCGGTACGACAGGGCCGCTGCGTTCCCAACCGGCGGCACACGAGGTCCACCGTGTGCTCCGCCATCAGGCGATAGGTGGTGAACTTGCCGCCGACAACGGAGACGAAGCCTGCGACGCCATCACGCTCCTCGTGGTCCAGCACGACATAGCCGCGAGTCACGGCCCGCAGGTCCTGCTCCTCGCGTTCGTCCGCCTGAGGACGCTCCTCGTAGAGGGGGCGCACCCCCGCCCAGGCGCGCAGCGCCCTCGTCTGCGAGAAGCCTGGGACCAGCTTCTCGCCCTCTTCCAACAGCTTCTCGACCTCCCACCGCTCGATGGGATAGCGATCCGGATCATCCACGGGAACCGAGGTGGTCCCGATGATGGCCACCGTGTGCACGGGGACCAGGATATCGCCATCGCTGGGAGGATGACAGCGGTTCAGGATGGTGTTGACGAACCGATGGTTCATGGCCACCAGCGTGCCCTTGGCCGGGCGCATGAGCACCTCGATGCCCGCCATGGCCGCGATCTGTCCGGCCCACGCCCCGGCCGCGTTGACCACGCAATCGGCGTGAACGACGATCTCCTCCCCCTTGCGCTCATCGTATATCCGGGCGCCCACAACGCGGTCGCCCTGGCGCAAGAGGTCCAACACGCGATGATAGGTCCAGACCTTCGCCCCGTACGCCCGGGCCGAGGCCGCGTTGGCCGCCACCGCCTCAAAGGAATCACAGGCGGCGTCCGGCACGCGAAACGCCCGGCTGATCCTCGGGTTCAGAAGCGGCTCCTCCCGCAGCGCCTGCGCCGGGCCGACCTCCTCGATGGGGATCCCGCACTCCCAGCAGGCGGCCACCCACTGGTCGGCGTAGTCGGGGTCATCCCAGGGGGTCACCACAAAGAGCCCGTCCAGATCCTCCAGGCAATGGGGGATCACCTGACGCAAGATGAGGTTCTCGGTGATGCACTCACGGGCGGAGACCGGGTCCCGTACGGCATAGCGGGCGCCGGAGTGCAGCAGGCCGTGATAACGACCGGTGGTGCCGTTCGCCAGGTCGGCCTTTTCGACCAGGATGGCCCGGAAGCCGCGCATGGCCAGGTCACGCACCACGCCGGTGCCGGTGGCGCCGCCGCCGATGACCAGAACCTCCGTATCCTCTCGTCTCACACCCATCCAGTCCTCGATCTCCGCCTGAGCGGCAGGGGGGATGCACAGCTGCCGCCATTATACCACGTGGATGGTCGCCGTTCAACTAAGAATTCGTACATGTTTACCCACCCTTTCAACGGGCTCCGGCGGCCCAGACCATTGCCGTGATCATCCGGGAGGGGCCTCTCGCTCCGTCCCCCCGGGGATGGATCGACGGCGGCGCAGCGTTCCCGTCCACGCTTCGGTGCGGCGCTGCCCCGACCCTGATCCACACGCGAAAAGGGCCCGCCTCCTGGGCGGGCCCTTTTCGGCGATCACCGGTTTACCACAACGTGATGCGTCGTTCGTTTCCGTGGATCAGCCGCTGAATATTCGGGAGGAGCGCCACCACGATGGCGGCTGCCGTGATGGAAGCGAAGATCGGATGGGCGATCGACGCCGTCTGAGGCGCCGCGATCAGCAGGATCGTGACCACCACCAGCCCCCCGATCCCAACCGTCAGCGTCCCCACGGACGCGAACCGACTGAGATACAGCGTGAGCACGGCCAACGGAGCCGTGATCAGTCCCGCAATCGGGTTCAACGCCAACAACGCCGAGATCGCCGTCATGCCGCCGGCGCCGCCGCGCAGCCGCAGGAACAAACTCCAGTTGTGCCCTACCACCGCCATACTACCCGCCAGCGCGGCGCCGTACTCCCCTGAGTTCAGCACATATCGCGCCAAACACACAGCTGCAATGCCCTTCAATGCATCTCCTAATACCGTCAAAATCGCCGGTCCCAGTCCCAGGGCGCGCCATACGTTCGTCCCGCCCGTTCGACCGCTCCCGTGCTGGCGGATATCAATGCCATGGGCACGCCCCACAAGATATCCTACCGGGATCGATCCCAACAGGTAACCCAGGACCGCCGCGATTACAACCCGCAACCACATTCCTTCGGACCTCCTATCCTTGAAATCCCGACCAGGCCTTTACGCCTGACTTCTCTACTCGAGCGGACAAGCTCCTATCCGCCTCATCCGAAACAACAACTACGCAAGAGCTTTACCCAACGATTCGCTCCACCCCCTTCCCAAGCAAGGTGGTAGAGAAACCAGATAAAACCTGAACAACGAACCCCTCACGGCAGGCCCACGCATCGGCGAGTCGAGAACGAACGCTCCACCCACCGTCGGATTGTCCAGCTTTTAGCTGATTTCCCTACGTGCTTTCACGCCTGGCGTGATGAGATACGAGCCCTCCCCCCGTGCCAGCTATATATAACCCCGTTCCGCCCGCAAGGGTACGCCCAATCGCCTGGAAGTGCCCTCCACCGCGGCCCAGATGGCATCCAACCGCTCCACCTCCCGCAGGTCCATCTCCTCGGTCAACCCATTACGAGTGCCCAGAATGGCGGGGATGCCGGCGGGGCCGGAGTGCCAGGCGCGCAGATGTTCCACCAGCCAGACCTCCACATCAGGCAGGGAGAGGAGGGTCGCATCCACCCCGCCCCACAGGCAGAAGTGTCGCCCCACCACGGAGCGCAGGTCCGACAGGCTCCCCCGGTCCCCTTCGCAGAAGCCCTGCAACCCATCCACCTCCGCGGCCACCACATCCTCGAAGACGGGGGAGAGCGCCCCCGGGGCCCGGAGGAAGAAGAGCAACCCCTGCTGGTGGACCACATGCGCGAGCAATGTCAGGAACGGGAAATACACCTGTCGCAGCCGCTCCGGAGGCCACCGCAGCCCGCTGCGCCCGGCCAGCGGATCGCTGATCATCAGGGCATCGGCGCCCGCGTCCGCGATCTGACGAGCCAGATGCTGCAGGTCCAACACGCACTCGGCGAAGAGGGAGGAGATCTGCGAGGAGGCCTGGGCCATATGCTCGCGCGTGGCGGTCGTCCCCCAAACCCGCATGGCCCGGATCAAAAGGCCAGAGGCCAGTGCCACGACGAAGAGATCGGTCTCAGACCGCCACTGCCGTATCCAGAAGAGGGCATCATCCGAGGACTGGTCGATGAAGGAGACCGTGACCACATCATGTCCCAGCCGCTCGATGACGGCGCGTCGGGCGGCCCACGGTACCGGTTGATCCTGATGAAGCCCCACCAGCTCACGCACCAGGCGATCGGACACGACGATCTCGCCGATAGGGGTACGATCTACCGGGTATCCGGCCAACAGGTCATGCACCCGGTCGCGCCGTCTGACGGGTGACAAGCGAGATTCAACTTTCACGGAGCACCTGAGAGATCGCACGAATATGGTCCGGCGTGGTGCCACAACACCCGCCGATCACCTTGAACCCTTCGGCCGCCCACTGCCGCGCATAGGCGGCCAGCGCCTCCGGCGTCATATCATAGACCGGCTGCCCTCCTTCCATACGCGGCAGCCCCGCGTTGGGCTTGACGATCGTAGGGATCTCCGGTGCCACGGAGCGCATCGCACGCGCGGCAGCGGCGGTCTCCTCGACCTCACGCCCGCAATTGGCCCCCATGGCCGTTACCCCCAGCGACTTGAGCAATTCGGCGGCCTCCTCCGGGCGGACTCCCATCATCGTACGCCCGCCGCTGTCGAAGCTCATGGTGGCGAAGATGGGCACGTCCGGCGCGGCGCGGCGAACGCCCTCCACGGCCGCGCGCATCTCCTCCAGATCGCTCATGGTCTCGATCTGAAAGAGATCTACTCCCACCTCCGCCAACGCGGCCGCCTGCCGATGGAAGACCTCCACGGCCTCCTCGAAGGAGAACGTCCCCAGCGGGGCCATCATCTCCCCGGTGGGGCCGATATCCCCCGCGACGAACGCCCGATCGCCGGCCGCCTGCCTGGCCAGCTCCGCAGCGCGACGATTGATCTCGTCGGCATGGGCGTCAAGTCCCCCCCTGGACAGACGCGGCAACGTGCCCCCAAACGTGCACGTCAGGATGATCTCCGCCCCAGCGTCCAAATAGGCCTTGTGTAGCTTCGTGATCTCCTCCGGCCGCTCCCACACCCAACGCTCCGGCGGGGTCCCCACGGGCAATCCCGCCCGCTGAAGCATGGTCCCCGTCGCACCATCCGCGATGATCACCTCAGGGGCGCGTAGGCGCTCCAACAACCGATCCGACATGAAACGACTCCTCGATGATTTGTCCGTGTGATGCCACCGGCTTGATCAGTGTAAGATCTTGCTCAGGAAAAGCTTCGTGCGCTCATGACGAGGATTGGAGAACAGCTCCTCGGGCGTGGCCTCCTCGATGATCTGCCCCTCGTCCATGAAGACCATACGATTCCCCGCGTTGCGGGCAAACCCCATCTCATGGCTGACCACCACCATCGTCATGCCCTCACGCGCCAGATCCAACATGACGTCCAACACTTCTTTGATCATCTCCGGGTCCAGCGCGCTGGTCGGCTCGTCGAAGAGCATGATCTTGGGCTGCATGGCCAGCGCCCGGGCGATGGCGACCCGCTGCTGCTGGCCGCCGGAGAGCTGGCTGGGATATGCATCGGCCTTCTCCGGGATGCCTACCTTGGCCAGCAGGTCGTGGGCAATGCGCTCCGCCTCCTCCCGGGAGCGCCGACGCACCACCCGCTGGGCCAACACGATGTTCTCCAGCGCGGTCAGGTGTGGGAACAGGTTGAACGACTGGAACACCATCCCCACCTCGGCCCGCACCGCGTTGATATCCGTGTGCCGATCCGTCAGGGAGATGCCGTCGATGATGACCTCCCCGGATGTGGGCGTCTCCAGATGGTTGATGCAACGCAACAGGGTGGATTTGCCCGATCCGCTGGGGCCGACGACGACCACGACCTCGCCGCGAGAGACGTCCAGATTCACCCCGCGCAACGCGTGCACATGGCCGAACCGCTTATGCAAGTTCCGAATCTGGATGATGCTATCGCGCATCGATGCTCCACCTCCTCTCGATCCACCGCACCAGCAGGGAGAGCATCAGCGTCATCGCCAGGTACAAAAGGGCAACGGAGTTGTACCCCTCGAACGCGCGAAACGTGCGCGAGATGTAGAGTCGCCCCATCTGCAACAGATCCGGGATCGCCAGCACGGCCACCAGGGACGAGTCCTTGAGCATGGCGATGAAATCGTTGCCCAAAGGGGGCAGGATCACCCGGATCGCCTGAGGCAACACCACGTAGCGCATGGCCTGCATGTAGGTCATGCCCAAAGAGCGGGCCGCCTCCATCTGTCCGCGGTGAATGGACTCGATGCCGGCGCGATACACCTCCGCCAGGTATGCGCCGTAGCCGATGGCCAGGCCCAGGATCGCCTCCTGGATATCGCTCAGCGTGATGGCCCCGCCGGTGGAATCGCGCAGTCGTGGAGAGATGACGAACCCCGCATAGAGCAAGATGACGAGCATGGGGATGCCCCGGATGATTTCGACATATAACGTGGAGACGGCGTACAGCACGGGGTTGCGGGACACCCGCATGAGCCCGGCGACCAGCCCAATGATCAGCGCCAACCCGTAAGCCGTAAAGGTCGCCTGCAACGTGACGCGCAGCCCCGGGATGATGAACTGAAAGACGTCACGATACTGCGGGGAGGTGAGCACACCGATGGTCACGTACAGCCCGACCACCACGACGATCAAGACCCACCAGGGGAAGGTGGACACGTCGAACTTGGTCCACACCCCGCCCCGCGACGCGTCCTCGGCCAGGCCGCCCGTCGGCTGAGTCAGATCACCCGTTCCCGATTCCATCAACTCACTCCTCCCACAAGATGAGCCAACATCAGCACGGCCATCCGACCATACCCGTAGGGGATGGACGGACGGCCGTGCACTTCCTACCCACCTCTCAGCGCTCTGCGCCGGACGGTATCAGCTGCCGAACCACTTCTCGTAGATCTTGTCGTACGTGCCATCCGCCTTGATTTCCTTCAACGCCTTGTTCAAGGCGTCTCGGATCTCCGGCTTGTTCTTGTTGACGGCGATCCCATAGAACTCATCGGTGAAGGGCTCACCCACCAGCTTGGCATTGAGCTCCGGGTTCGCCTTGATGATCTCCGCCGAGGTGGGCGTGTCGTTGACCACGGCATCCACATCCCCGTTGGCCAACGCCTGGAAGGCGATGGTGATCTCCTCGTAGCGCTTGACCTCGGCTCCCTCGATCTTGGAGGCCTCGATATCCCCGGTCGTCCCCAACTGGACACCGATCCGCTTCCCCTTCAGATCCTCAACGCTCTTGATCTCATCATTGGTCGCCAGCACGGCGATGCTCTGGCCCGCGTTGAAGTAAGGATCGGTGAAGTCGACGATCTGGGCGCGCTCCTCCGTGATCGTCACCGCGGAGCAGACGACATCGAATTCCCCGGAGGCCAGCGCGGCGAAGATCCCATCCCACTTCGTGTTGATGAGCTCGTAGTCGAACCCGGCCCGCTTCGCCAGCGCATCGATCAGATCCACGTCGAAGCCGACGATGTTCCCGGACTCGTCCACGAACTCAAAGGGCGGATACTCGGCGTTCATGCCGACCTTAATCTTGACCTTGGCCGTTTCCCCCGCGGGCGCCGCCTCAGACTCCGCCGGCGCCACAGGCGTCGCCGGCGGGGCGCAGGCGGTCACCACCAACGCCAAGATCAGTGCCACGATGATCCAGCTGAATCGATGAAAAGTACGCATCATCCCTCACTCCTCCTGAGAGAAATATTCGGGCTCATCCACGGGGCGTGTATCGCCGGTAGAGGTCCAGCATGCTGAACCCCGCGAAACTGCGCATCTCCGGGAGATGAGCCAATATTCAGAGCCTGAGCACTAGCAGGCTCCATCCGGCCACCAACCATCCAAACCCCAGGGGCCTTCCTCACGCCCCCTGGAGCTGCCACACGGCTCGGTTCGCTACGACGGTCACCGCCGCCTCACCGGCGGACTGCAGGACGCTCAAACACGCCCGGATGGTGGTCAACGACAGATAATAGATCGCCGGGGCGGTGATGGAGATCCCCATAGCTCGTGCCACGGAGGCGAGGACCTCCGTCGCCTCCGCGGGCGTCTCCAGGGCCGCCCGCACCAGATCCAGGATCCGCTGAATGCGCTGGAGGTTCGCCTCCACCACGGGCGCGATCTCCTGAAGGGCCGCGCCATGCCCGGGCACAAACCAGGCAAACCTCTCCGCCAGGGAGGCCAGCCGCTCCAAACTCTCCCGGGCCTGCCCCACATGCACATAAAAGGGGATGCCGTACTTCTCCAGCACCTCCGGTTGAAAGAAGGCATCCCCGGCGAAACAAACGTCCCGCCAGGCGACCATCATCTGATTCTGGGCGTGCCCGGGGGCGGGAATCGCCTCCAC
The sequence above is a segment of the Chloroflexota bacterium genome. Coding sequences within it:
- a CDS encoding EamA family transporter; this translates as MSRRSGRFGDALIGYLLIWLAAVLWASLALFYKAVLGLGVPPLTLVAYRAGGAACALAIWMVIRGDFPAGLRISRRDGPLMLAYGVVGVALFYIAYAYAIHLTGIAMAVVLMYTAPAWVALIAWRWLGEGMDLRRGIALVLAFLGCALVAQAYDVTALRFNVLGVLWGLGAGIGYGLYSIFNKLAVRRYSPAVVQFYGFAIGAFLLVALQPPRDLLAPLRSLPVLGLLIFIAVGPTLGGGLAYAAGVQRIRVSVASLLATLEPALAVLMGYLGFGEVLDPPQWIGVGLVLIAAVLLRPREAPADVMAPARGG
- the glpA gene encoding anaerobic glycerol-3-phosphate dehydrogenase subunit A → MRREDTEVLVIGGGATGTGVVRDLAMRGFRAILVEKADLANGTTGRYHGLLHSGARYAVRDPVSARECITENLILRQVIPHCLEDLDGLFVVTPWDDPDYADQWVAACWECGIPIEEVGPAQALREEPLLNPRISRAFRVPDAACDSFEAVAANAASARAYGAKVWTYHRVLDLLRQGDRVVGARIYDERKGEEIVVHADCVVNAAGAWAGQIAAMAGIEVLMRPAKGTLVAMNHRFVNTILNRCHPPSDGDILVPVHTVAIIGTTSVPVDDPDRYPIERWEVEKLLEEGEKLVPGFSQTRALRAWAGVRPLYEERPQADEREEQDLRAVTRGYVVLDHEERDGVAGFVSVVGGKFTTYRLMAEHTVDLVCRRLGTQRPCRTAEEPVPGSEDGRYHALGRRLEERERGGRRGQLICECELVHRDQIESFVRETGTRDLDDVRRGLRVGMGPCQGGFCVYRTAALLHEALDTPVEQANRALTSFLAERWKGMRPVLWGDQLRQAYLDRWIFEGLLAVDRLPGSDQREGE
- the glpB gene encoding glycerol-3-phosphate dehydrogenase subunit GlpB encodes the protein MGMTYDVIVIGAGLAGLVSATALAQAGKRVLLLARGAGCTHLSSGCVDVLGRAGGEDVSSPGEALPAFMSGYPEHPYARVGMGLLAEALDYFRRETDRAGWPYEGGLDANWQLPTAAGAARPTCLAPASMVEGDVRRSEPMLLVGFRELRDFYPQYAAANLSRVYGLEARGAYLDVPALRGRDNITPVELARAFDDPDFRAQVLRALKPLLGDAKRVGFPAVLGLRDRDAWREVSAEIDRPIFEIPTLPPSAPGLRLFEAWRQLFRQAGGRWQVGFPVVSAERQGGRVHAVYVQSTTRPVRFAADHFVLATGGIYGHGLVTDHTGAVEEPILGLPLRNVPDPEAWSAPHPYGPHPILAAGVAVNERMQPIDERGRPVLENVHVAGALLAGGADPRAGIGDGVPIATGYAAARAILG
- a CDS encoding ketopantoate reductase family protein; this translates as MVGAGAIGAMVGAKLQQGGHAVTLLGRPWLAEAVRERGLRLTEEGQETVIPDVRVATSIGEALAGERSFDLALIAVKSYNTAEAARGLRMALSAHGPAPTETLRILSLQNGVGNEETLFQHFRRRQVIAGAITTPVAVPEPGHIVIARSGVIGLSPVDRTCVLDDVQQALSEAGFHVERYPDYRGLKWTKLLMNLTANASSAILDWPPERLLGDRRLAALEVAAWREAIAVMRALGIRPVRLGRYRWPLYVPFIRFLPVVALQPIVRRMAGGGRGGKMPSLHIDLHRGRDRSEVGWLNGAVVRYGRQAGVPTPVNQALHDVLVALVKRQVPWEAFAHRPDRLIAAVEAVREGRPALSILDTRD
- a CDS encoding anaerobic glycerol-3-phosphate dehydrogenase subunit C; protein product: MTRSQDVRLTLDHCMKCNICTTACPVATVAPERFPGPKYVGPQAQRFRDPRAPTVDRSVDYCSGCGVCDMVCPHGVKIMEINAKARAKLYETERIPLRNLLISRSEWLGKLAHPVAPLANWAMHFSPFRLAAEAVLGIDHRAPFPPIARQTFRDWYRGRRVMPGRPFSFDQPASPGPARPGDRGQVLYFHGCSTQYYEPRVGKAAVAVLERNGFEVVVPDQNCCGLPIMSQGDFTGARRYAYSNLRKLAPWVRRGYLIVGTSTSCTLTLKHDYRAILDIDDEDARLVAEHTYDICEFLRLLWERDELDTGFAPLEATVPYHAPCQLKAHGMGRPAFDLMSLIPGLTVVEMDADCCGIAGTYGYKHEKYDIAMAVGEPLFRQILETGGPVAVCDSETCRWQISHGTGRPSVHPVEVLALAYGIAVDDSPARLLCASR
- a CDS encoding glycerol-3-phosphate acyltransferase; this encodes MWLRVVIAAVLGYLLGSIPVGYLVGRAHGIDIRQHGSGRTGGTNVWRALGLGPAILTVLGDALKGIAAVCLARYVLNSGEYGAALAGSMAVVGHNWSLFLRLRGGAGGMTAISALLALNPIAGLITAPLAVLTLYLSRFASVGTLTVGIGGLVVVTILLIAAPQTASIAHPIFASITAAAIVVALLPNIQRLIHGNERRITLW